The Macadamia integrifolia cultivar HAES 741 unplaced genomic scaffold, SCU_Mint_v3 scaffold2510, whole genome shotgun sequence DNA segment aatgtttgagaatgaccatgcaaagaaaaagcactaaattatcaaattaagacataccgtcgttaatatagaatctcttatttgtggttaccaattattttttgataagcttatgatctttagTTTAGAGATGgctgcaagttataacaaatcgattgtgaaccgttttacaaaccgtatggaataaaccgaaatcgaaaccgtttaacaCCGTGAAACCGACATCGTTTAGAAACcatggaaaccgaaaccatttactaagcggtcacggtttcagaaagtggaactgtttagtaaatggaacgattatggttttagtcaaataaatgtgaaccgtatcgatccgcaccatttaaatcaaaaccgaaccaattaacacccttgcTCCCAACAAAATTCTATATGATTTTTTAACATCTAAGTCCCAATGTATGATCGAACTCAAAGAAGGACTGATGTTTTTAGCTCATGGAAGTTAGAATCTAGGCTCTAGGGGCGCTCCAATATATTTACTTGATTTAAGTTGACTTGGACTTTATGGCGGGTAATTAAGATTTAGAAAGCTCTGCAACTCTCCATTTTGCATGTTCAAATAGCCATTACCTACTTTAATTAGctcaaagaaagagaaaaatggctACCACTCTTCTCAGCTGCATTCTTTCTTTCAGCATCATTGCTTTGATCCTAATCTTATCAAACCCTCACCTTACTCTGTCTATGGATTTCTCAACCGATATCGTCCACGATGAAGACGGCGAAGATCAGTATTTGGTAGACAGTACTCAGTCTATGATCAAGATCAAGAAGGGTGCACATTGCAATCCCTTCACTAATAACATCTGCAATGGGATACAAGTGAACAATGGCACAGGTCTTCTCCATTGTTGCAAGACACATTGTACAAATATACTAAGTGATCAGAATAACTGTGGAAGGTGCCAACACAAATGTGGATTTGGACAGAGATGTTGCCATGGGAGGTGCACCAATGTTTCATTCAATCCTAATCACTGTGGTAAGTGCAATAGAAAGTGCTTTCATGGCATCAAGTGTGAGTTTGGAATTTGTGGGTATGCTTAATTGATGTGTTTTTTGTAAGAATCTTGTAATAGTTGAAGTTGAGTTTTGGGGTAAGAATTAtctcaaatttcaattttattgagTTGGGTTACTATATTTCAATTCTATATCTATATTATTATAAGAGAGAATAAGGTGTGGATGATGATACCAACTTAAATCTTTCTGTTCTCTTTGAGTTTTTGTGTTCAATGGGGTGTGTGGGTATGTATAGTAAGTCACCATTGCTACTTCCTTTTCTTGGTTGATAATGTAGTAGGAACTTCATTTCCTGTTTCAagtctctttcctcttcttacCTGTTTTTGTAACACAGTAATGTATTAGATATATAGATGAGCTAAAGATTGAAGTGTGCTTCATAAGATGGTCATCTTTATGCAGCATTAAACTTATGTAACAAAAGCTATGCATGTCAATCAAGTAGGTGATTTTGGATCAGCTCTTGGGATTTCGGGTCATTTTACTCTCTTCCAAATAGTAGacttttcaaccattttttatcGTGCTAGTGTCCCCAGAAATTCTTGAATTTCTTGCAATATGAGATTGAATGTCATAACTCTTATTTGTATGAGTTTATTCTTCCTTTAATATTAAGTGGTTGGAAAAATGGGAATGGGGGTGattagggatgtaaacggatccATAACACTTTGTATCTACATTCAAACTCTTTCGAATGGATTCAAATAGTTTTCATAAACTAACTTTTTGAATGTGGATTCTCTTAAATGGATATAAACACAAATTGAATATGGattttcgactatccatttatatcccTAATGGAGACTGGAGAGTGGATTCATTAGTCTAGAGAGGGTGGTGCTACAATCTCATTATCTACGTTGAGCTGCGgtagagaatgggagaagaagaaaattcaagATAACATGGTGGGGGCTGAATCCACTACCTCACAGGATAGATGTCAAGTGTTATGtccaaaattacataaatgtATTTTGGTATTATAAAATAGGGAGAGGGTTGGCCACATCACTAGGTTTCCTGGAGTTAGAGGCTCAACTTAAAGGGGGTTGGGATGCAAGGGGCATGGGCGTCACATTCCAAAGGAGGGTGGGAGGGAGTTAAACAGGCTGGGCATGTAGCCCGGTAGCATGACCAGacttttctttataaaattgttatttaatcatatttttatatttggaCCTAAAAGGATCAGATAACGTTTgtctaaaattaaaatatttgtaTCCGAATCCAATTAGCTTTCCTACGAATTCATATAATTTctgaaaaccaatttttttaatacGAATTTCCCTaaacaaatataaaatcaaatcaaatatgaaatttcaaCTGTGCATTTACATCTCTACGATGACGGGTAACATATGAAATCTGATAAGGTGGTTCATTTGTCTAATTAAGGTATGTTTTGCTATattccccccaccccttttttcaatttttttgtattatttatgGTCCGATCTACTCCATTTCATGCTTTAATTTCTCCAGCTGTATACAATAATAAGAGGTTTgataaacttaaaaaataaataaataaaaag contains these protein-coding regions:
- the LOC122066641 gene encoding protein GRIM REAPER; this encodes MATTLLSCILSFSIIALILILSNPHLTLSMDFSTDIVHDEDGEDQYLVDSTQSMIKIKKGAHCNPFTNNICNGIQVNNGTGLLHCCKTHCTNILSDQNNCGRCQHKCGFGQRCCHGRCTNVSFNPNHCGKCNRKCFHGIKCEFGICGYA